One part of the Patescibacteria group bacterium genome encodes these proteins:
- the groL gene encoding chaperonin GroEL (60 kDa chaperone family; promotes refolding of misfolded polypeptides especially under stressful conditions; forms two stacked rings of heptamers to form a barrel-shaped 14mer; ends can be capped by GroES; misfolded proteins enter the barrel where they are refolded when GroES binds) — translation MPKQIIFDEKARLALKRGVDQLANAVKVTLGPKGRNVVIDKSYGAPIITKDGVTVAKEIELEDKFENVGASIIKEVASKTNDAAGDGTTTATVLAQAIIQNGLKLVAAGVNPIEIRKGIEKRVAEIVSELKNLSQAISTPEEIAQVASISANDEEIGKIISEAMTSVGQEGVITVEEGQSFGVEKEVVEGMQFDKGYISPYMISNQDTMKAEMSDPYILITDKKISSIQEVLPLLEKIIQSGKKDLVIIAEDIDGEALTTFVLNKLRGTFNVLGVKAPGFGDRRKAMLEDIAVLTGGRVISEDLGLKLDKTELSDLGQARKVVSAKDNTTIVEGRGDEKDIKARIEAIRKEKEMADSDFDKEKLQERLAKLAGGVAVIKVGAATETEMKEKKYRIEDALNATKAAVAEGVVPGGGLALAVACYGRDFLKFENELRDSSGISVGEKIINQSILEPIKMIAANAGVDGALIFQRIIEENKKAKNIMGYNAASGEFVEMIKAGIVDPTKVVRSALENAASAAMMFLTTEAVIADKPEEKSCGHKHDHGQGAYGDMGMM, via the coding sequence ATGCCTAAACAAATAATTTTCGATGAAAAAGCCCGCCTAGCTTTAAAACGCGGGGTGGATCAACTAGCTAACGCTGTTAAAGTCACTCTTGGCCCCAAGGGTCGGAATGTGGTGATTGATAAAAGCTATGGAGCGCCGATTATCACTAAAGATGGCGTGACCGTGGCCAAAGAAATTGAGCTGGAAGATAAGTTTGAAAATGTCGGTGCTAGCATTATTAAAGAGGTTGCCTCTAAAACTAATGATGCGGCCGGTGATGGTACCACTACCGCCACCGTTTTGGCCCAAGCGATTATCCAGAACGGATTAAAGCTCGTGGCCGCCGGAGTTAACCCGATTGAAATCAGGAAGGGGATTGAGAAGCGAGTAGCCGAGATTGTCAGTGAACTGAAGAATTTAAGCCAGGCTATTTCTACGCCAGAAGAAATCGCTCAAGTCGCCTCTATCTCTGCTAACGATGAGGAAATCGGCAAGATTATTTCTGAAGCTATGACTAGCGTCGGTCAAGAAGGCGTAATTACAGTTGAAGAAGGCCAATCTTTCGGAGTAGAAAAAGAAGTGGTGGAAGGCATGCAGTTTGACAAGGGCTATATTTCTCCTTATATGATTAGTAACCAAGACACTATGAAAGCGGAAATGTCTGATCCATATATTCTAATTACTGATAAGAAAATCAGCTCTATCCAAGAAGTCCTGCCTCTTTTAGAAAAAATTATCCAGAGTGGCAAGAAGGATTTAGTTATCATCGCCGAGGATATTGATGGCGAGGCTCTAACTACTTTTGTTTTGAATAAATTACGAGGAACTTTCAACGTCTTGGGTGTAAAGGCTCCGGGTTTTGGTGACCGTCGGAAAGCGATGTTAGAAGACATCGCTGTCTTAACCGGGGGTCGGGTAATTTCTGAAGATTTAGGCTTGAAATTAGACAAGACAGAGCTTAGCGACTTAGGTCAGGCACGTAAAGTCGTTTCCGCTAAAGATAATACTACTATCGTTGAAGGACGCGGAGATGAAAAAGATATTAAGGCTCGCATCGAAGCTATTCGTAAAGAAAAAGAAATGGCTGATTCTGATTTTGATAAAGAGAAACTCCAAGAGCGTTTGGCTAAATTAGCTGGTGGAGTGGCTGTAATTAAAGTGGGAGCGGCCACTGAAACAGAAATGAAGGAAAAGAAATACCGCATCGAAGATGCTCTAAATGCAACTAAGGCCGCAGTCGCCGAGGGGGTTGTCCCTGGTGGGGGCTTAGCTTTAGCGGTTGCTTGCTATGGTCGAGATTTTCTTAAGTTTGAAAATGAACTCAGGGATTCCAGTGGAATCAGCGTAGGCGAGAAGATTATTAATCAATCAATCTTAGAACCGATCAAGATGATTGCGGCTAATGCCGGCGTTGATGGCGCCCTGATCTTCCAGAGAATCATTGAGGAGAACAAAAAAGCAAAAAATATCATGGGCTATAATGCCGCTAGCGGGGAATTTGTGGAAATGATCAAGGCTGGTATAGTTGATCCGACTAAAGTAGTCCGATCAGCTTTAGAGAATGCTGCTTCAGCCGCGATGATGTTTCTAACGACCGAGGCTGTTATTGCTGATAAGCCGGAAGAGAAGTCTTGCGGGCATAAGCATGATCATGGCCAAGGAGCTTATGGAGATATGGGGATGATGTAA
- a CDS encoding reverse transcriptase/maturase family protein: MSKKSLIKFSEISNGENLLAAWREFIIGKKNKKDVIKFSLHLGDNILQLQVELANGSYQHGGYQDFYVSDPKLRHIHKASVRDRLVHHAVCRQLYPFFSQLFIAHSYSCQLGKGTHRAGLAFRRASGKVSLNKTRTVWVLQADIKRFFDSIDQEILIVILRRYIDDERIMSLLENIIRSFSCQPGKGLPLGNLTSQLFVNIYLNEFDQFVKNDLKVKYYFRYADDFAILSDNCDYLSDKLTLLEGFLRERLKLELHPTKLHLKTLASGVDFLGHIYFPDYYILRTKTRRRMLRKMSCRSEPANLASYLGLLSSGQTFNLRKRLLDIYWLYSD; this comes from the coding sequence ATGAGTAAAAAATCATTAATTAAATTTTCAGAGATAAGTAATGGCGAAAATTTGTTAGCGGCTTGGCGCGAATTTATTATTGGTAAGAAAAATAAAAAAGATGTGATAAAATTTTCCTTACATCTGGGCGATAATATTTTACAACTTCAGGTTGAGCTTGCCAATGGTTCGTATCAACACGGAGGATATCAAGATTTTTATGTCAGCGATCCTAAATTAAGACATATTCATAAAGCCAGCGTCCGTGATCGTCTCGTCCATCATGCCGTTTGTCGCCAACTTTACCCGTTTTTTAGTCAGCTTTTTATTGCCCATTCTTATTCCTGTCAGCTAGGCAAGGGGACGCATCGAGCCGGGCTGGCATTTCGTCGCGCTAGTGGAAAAGTTAGTTTAAATAAAACTAGAACAGTCTGGGTTTTGCAGGCGGATATCAAGAGATTTTTTGATAGTATTGATCAAGAAATTTTGATAGTCATTTTAAGGAGATATATTGATGATGAGAGGATTATGAGCCTTTTAGAAAATATTATTAGGAGTTTTTCTTGCCAGCCCGGTAAAGGTTTGCCCTTGGGTAATCTTACCTCACAATTATTCGTTAATATCTACCTGAATGAATTTGATCAATTTGTAAAAAATGATTTGAAGGTAAAATATTATTTTCGTTATGCCGATGATTTTGCCATATTATCTGACAATTGTGATTATCTGTCAGACAAGCTGACCTTGTTAGAAGGTTTTTTGCGAGAAAGATTGAAACTAGAACTCCATCCAACCAAATTGCATCTAAAAACTTTAGCTAGTGGTGTTGATTTTCTTGGGCATATATATTTTCCCGATTACTATATTTTAAGAACCAAGACTAGGCGGCGGATGTTAAGAAAGATGTCTTGTCGTTCAGAGCCGGCGAACTTAGCTTCTTATTTAGGGCTTTTAAGTAGTGGCCAGACCTTTAATTTGAGAAAGCGTTTATTAGATATTTATTGGTTATATTCCGATTAA
- a CDS encoding nucleoside triphosphate pyrophosphohydrolase family protein, with translation MTFREYQENSQKTAIYPNKGNNFIYPTLGLSGEAGEVAEKVKKIIRDKNGVVEEIDKEEIKKELGDVLWYVAQIASELNLDLDLVAQTNLDKLMSRLERNVIGGSGDNR, from the coding sequence ATGACTTTTAGAGAATACCAAGAGAACAGCCAAAAAACAGCCATCTACCCTAATAAAGGCAATAATTTTATCTACCCTACCCTGGGGCTATCCGGAGAAGCGGGCGAAGTAGCTGAGAAAGTAAAAAAAATAATCAGAGATAAAAATGGAGTGGTGGAAGAAATTGATAAAGAGGAAATAAAGAAAGAACTCGGGGATGTTTTGTGGTATGTTGCTCAAATTGCTTCTGAACTTAATCTCGACCTAGATTTGGTGGCTCAAACCAATCTTGATAAATTAATGTCCCGCTTAGAAAGGAATGTGATTGGCGGCAGCGGCGATAATAGATAA
- the atpD gene encoding F0F1 ATP synthase subunit beta, translating into MKDSKQNSGVIKQIIGVVVDVYFEDKLPEIFNALEIERPGQKLVLEVEQHIGSNLVRTVAMGSTDGLKRGDKVIDTGAAISVPVGEETLGRIFNVLGEAVDGGETPKTVKKYPIHRSAPKFVDQSNSTEILETGIKVIDLICPIVKGGKVGMFGGAGVGKTVVIMELIHNVASEHGGYSVFAGVGERTREGNDLFHEMKDSGVIDKVSMVFGQMNEPPGSRARVALSGLSIAEYFRDEKNQDVLFFVDNIFRFTQAGSEVSALLGRMPSAVGYQPTLATEMGELQERITSTKNGSITSIQAVYVPADDLTDPAPATTFGHLDSTVVLSRSLSELGIYPAVDPLDSSSIILDPKVVGQEHYEVARGVQKILQRYKDLQDIIAILGMEELSAEDKLLVARARKIQKFLSQPNFVAEQFTGRPGKYVKLVDTVRGFKEILDGQHDDKPEDSFYMVGGIEEVGRVESN; encoded by the coding sequence ATGAAAGATTCTAAACAAAATTCCGGAGTCATCAAGCAAATAATCGGCGTGGTCGTCGATGTCTATTTTGAAGATAAGTTACCGGAAATATTTAATGCTTTAGAGATTGAACGGCCGGGTCAGAAGCTGGTCTTAGAGGTGGAACAACATATTGGTTCTAACCTAGTCAGGACAGTGGCCATGGGTTCGACTGATGGCTTAAAGCGCGGCGACAAAGTGATTGACACCGGCGCGGCGATTTCTGTTCCAGTCGGCGAGGAGACCTTGGGCCGTATCTTTAATGTTTTAGGCGAGGCAGTAGATGGCGGAGAAACGCCTAAGACCGTTAAAAAATATCCCATCCATCGTTCGGCTCCAAAATTCGTCGATCAGTCAAATAGCACGGAAATATTAGAAACCGGCATTAAAGTCATCGATTTAATCTGCCCGATCGTTAAAGGCGGTAAGGTGGGCATGTTTGGTGGCGCGGGCGTTGGTAAGACGGTCGTTATCATGGAACTTATCCATAACGTCGCTTCCGAACACGGCGGTTATTCTGTTTTTGCCGGAGTTGGGGAAAGAACCAGGGAAGGCAATGATTTATTCCACGAGATGAAAGATAGTGGCGTTATCGATAAGGTATCCATGGTCTTCGGCCAGATGAACGAACCACCAGGTTCACGCGCTCGGGTTGCTTTAAGCGGTTTGTCAATCGCTGAATATTTTCGTGACGAGAAGAATCAGGATGTATTGTTTTTCGTAGACAATATTTTCCGTTTCACCCAGGCTGGGTCCGAAGTATCGGCTCTTTTGGGCCGTATGCCTTCAGCCGTCGGTTACCAGCCGACCTTGGCCACTGAAATGGGTGAACTTCAAGAGCGTATCACTTCTACTAAGAACGGTTCGATTACTTCGATCCAAGCCGTTTATGTGCCAGCCGACGACTTGACTGACCCGGCTCCCGCTACGACTTTCGGCCATTTGGATTCGACTGTCGTTCTTTCCCGTTCTCTGTCGGAATTGGGTATTTATCCGGCGGTAGACCCTTTAGATTCATCTTCAATTATTTTAGATCCGAAAGTCGTCGGACAAGAACACTATGAGGTGGCTCGCGGCGTGCAGAAAATTTTACAAAGATATAAAGATCTGCAAGATATCATCGCCATCTTGGGCATGGAGGAATTATCAGCCGAAGACAAGCTACTGGTCGCACGCGCTCGTAAAATCCAGAAATTCTTATCCCAGCCAAACTTCGTGGCAGAACAATTCACCGGCCGACCCGGTAAATATGTTAAATTAGTGGATACGGTCCGCGGCTTTAAGGAGATATTAGATGGCCAGCACGACGATAAGCCCGAGGATAGTTTTTATATGGTAGGCGGCATTGAGGAAGTCGGCCGCGTTGAATCTAATTAG
- the mltG gene encoding endolytic transglycosylase MltG produces MKKLTRYLILSGWIIFLTGIVVCLFNLKLIYHTFVIPNEKKLPVSWRKVIEKVTHRDLENKIVYQEEKTIKVLEGWNIREISQYFEREGLWPSDELLSLTGSPKYDYRQEKLADWPKDYSDRYDFLKDKPKYYSLEGFLFPDTYRVHASSTAEEAIFKMLDNFGKKLSPEMRKEIANQGRSLYQVVIMASILEKEAPFDSNDKENREARLISGIFWHRLKIGQALQSDATLSYWFGDKNSRHSGAQLEVNTPYNTYKYPGLPPTPICNPGLLALEAAVYPIDSDYNYFLTPSDSRQVIFSRSFEEHVANKLKYLK; encoded by the coding sequence ATGAAAAAGTTGACCCGTTATCTCATCCTGAGCGGCTGGATTATTTTTTTGACTGGTATAGTGGTTTGTCTGTTTAATCTTAAGTTGATTTATCATACTTTTGTCATCCCCAATGAGAAGAAATTACCAGTTTCATGGCGCAAGGTGATTGAAAAAGTTACGCATCGTGACTTAGAAAACAAAATTGTTTATCAAGAGGAAAAGACCATTAAGGTTCTCGAGGGTTGGAATATTCGTGAAATCAGCCAGTATTTCGAACGTGAGGGTTTGTGGCCAAGCGACGAGCTTCTAAGCTTAACCGGCTCCCCTAAGTATGATTATCGCCAGGAAAAATTAGCTGATTGGCCCAAGGATTATTCCGATCGTTATGATTTTTTAAAAGATAAGCCGAAGTATTATAGTTTAGAGGGCTTTCTTTTTCCTGATACTTATCGTGTCCACGCCTCCTCCACGGCCGAAGAGGCGATATTCAAGATGTTGGATAATTTCGGAAAAAAGTTAAGTCCGGAGATGAGGAAGGAAATCGCTAATCAGGGTCGTAGCCTGTATCAAGTTGTTATCATGGCTTCAATTTTAGAAAAAGAAGCGCCCTTTGATTCTAATGACAAGGAGAACCGCGAGGCGCGCCTAATCTCCGGCATTTTCTGGCATCGCCTAAAGATCGGCCAAGCCCTGCAGTCTGACGCCACCCTGTCTTATTGGTTCGGCGACAAGAATAGCCGGCACAGCGGCGCCCAATTAGAAGTTAATACCCCCTATAACACTTATAAATACCCCGGTTTGCCACCTACTCCGATTTGCAACCCCGGGCTCTTAGCTCTAGAAGCGGCAGTCTATCCCATTGATTCCGATTATAATTATTTCCTGACTCCAAGTGATAGTCGCCAGGTCATCTTCTCCCGTAGCTTCGAGGAACATGTCGCTAATAAATTGAAATATCTAAAATAA
- a CDS encoding adenylyltransferase/cytidyltransferase family protein produces MSHNCCCPPVRKSCKTKAASSKKPVLVAVSGYFNPLHVGHLEMISKAKKLGDKLVAIVNNDKQVALKGSVPFMPEKDRLAIVAALRDVDQVFLSTDKDKTVIKSLAKLKPDIFANGGDRHNINDVPEYEVCKKLGIRMVDGLGRKIRASSHLIARAAELKTKKK; encoded by the coding sequence ATGTCTCATAATTGTTGTTGTCCGCCAGTTCGGAAGAGCTGTAAAACTAAAGCGGCTAGCTCTAAAAAGCCAGTCTTAGTAGCCGTTTCTGGCTATTTTAATCCCCTACACGTCGGTCATCTAGAGATGATCAGTAAGGCTAAGAAGTTGGGGGATAAATTAGTGGCGATCGTAAATAATGATAAGCAGGTGGCCTTGAAGGGTAGCGTGCCTTTTATGCCGGAAAAGGATCGTTTGGCGATTGTAGCAGCTTTGCGTGATGTCGACCAAGTATTTTTATCGACCGATAAGGACAAGACGGTTATTAAGTCTCTAGCTAAGCTGAAGCCAGATATTTTTGCTAACGGCGGTGACCGTCACAATATTAATGATGTGCCAGAATACGAGGTTTGCAAGAAATTAGGGATTAGGATGGTCGATGGTTTAGGTCGGAAAATTAGAGCTAGCTCGCATTTGATTGCTCGAGCCGCAGAATTAAAAACTAAGAAGAAGTAG
- the atpC gene encoding ATP synthase F1 subunit epsilon, whose translation MSKTIRFEIVTPEKVVLKEAILQATVPTASGEITILPDHIPLVSILKPGVLEVKKEDGAIEIMSVSGGFIEVLKDKIVILADTAERAEDLDEERINLARQQAEDNKKNAKFKEDVEFTDLSARIEKELARERALNKWRKLRPSSK comes from the coding sequence ATGTCTAAGACTATAAGATTTGAAATCGTGACCCCGGAAAAAGTGGTTTTAAAGGAAGCCATCCTTCAAGCTACCGTTCCGACGGCTAGCGGAGAGATAACGATTTTGCCGGATCATATTCCCTTGGTTTCCATCTTAAAGCCGGGGGTCTTAGAGGTAAAGAAAGAAGATGGGGCGATTGAGATCATGTCGGTTTCCGGAGGATTTATTGAAGTCTTAAAAGATAAAATCGTTATTTTAGCCGATACCGCCGAGAGAGCCGAGGATTTAGATGAAGAAAGAATCAACTTGGCCCGACAGCAAGCCGAGGATAATAAGAAAAACGCTAAATTCAAAGAAGATGTCGAGTTTACCGATTTATCCGCTCGGATTGAAAAAGAATTAGCTCGAGAGAGAGCTCTGAATAAATGGCGAAAATTACGACCTAGTTCTAAATAA
- a CDS encoding ORF6N domain-containing protein produces MKDSLVSKNLIENKIFVIRDEKVMLDKDLALLYGVATKVLNQAVKRNIDRFPVDFMFQLTLEESRCLRSQIVTLKRGSNIKYLPYVFTEHGILMLSSILKSKKAVQTNIAIMRVFTLMRKLSFSYELLDKRLSVLEKRYSRQDVKIGEIMEAIQRLIYGNQNVKRKEIKGFTA; encoded by the coding sequence ATGAAAGATAGCTTGGTTTCTAAAAATTTAATAGAGAATAAGATATTCGTTATCAGAGATGAAAAGGTTATGTTAGATAAGGATTTGGCTTTATTGTATGGCGTGGCTACAAAAGTTCTTAATCAGGCAGTTAAAAGAAATATTGATCGTTTTCCAGTTGATTTCATGTTTCAATTAACTCTGGAAGAATCCAGGTGTCTAAGGTCACAAATCGTGACCTTGAAAAGAGGTTCTAACATCAAATATTTGCCTTATGTTTTTACTGAGCACGGGATTTTAATGCTTTCCAGTATTTTAAAGAGCAAAAAAGCAGTTCAGACAAATATTGCTATTATGAGAGTATTTACTTTAATGCGTAAACTATCTTTTTCCTATGAATTATTAGATAAACGCCTATCTGTTTTGGAAAAAAGGTATAGTCGACAGGACGTTAAGATAGGGGAAATTATGGAAGCGATTCAGCGCCTAATTTATGGTAACCAGAATGTCAAACGTAAAGAAATCAAAGGTTTTACCGCTTAA
- the atpG gene encoding ATP synthase F1 subunit gamma codes for MAKTKEISRRLKSIGNTKKITKAMEMVAAAKMRKAIEAVLKTRTYANLSWETVLNLANIAKSRNESIHPLLKPRKNINKVAIILITANRGLCGGYNAAVINKAKESITKHPIPTDFILAGKRGQAVYAQNFTVAAEFEKSELLKDASEIYPIVKMVLSDYAHKKYDKILVAYTDFINPAKQVARVKQLLPIETEKTEQYLGIVSSESNVGASPEMIAAKNKKHLSGGDYSYEYTFEPGPREVLDKMIPRLIEVQLYQAFLEANASEHSARMSAMHQATEAAEDMSKELTLFYNKARQAGITNEIAEISAGANALAE; via the coding sequence ATGGCTAAAACCAAGGAAATTTCCCGCCGCCTTAAATCCATTGGCAATACCAAGAAGATTACCAAAGCCATGGAAATGGTTGCTGCTGCTAAGATGCGTAAAGCTATCGAGGCTGTTTTAAAGACTCGTACTTATGCTAATTTAAGCTGGGAGACGGTTTTGAATTTGGCCAACATCGCTAAGAGCCGCAATGAATCAATCCATCCTTTGTTAAAGCCCAGAAAGAATATTAATAAAGTAGCGATCATCCTGATTACGGCTAATCGCGGCTTATGCGGCGGTTACAACGCAGCGGTGATCAACAAAGCTAAAGAGTCAATTACTAAACATCCTATCCCCACGGATTTCATTTTAGCCGGCAAGCGCGGTCAGGCGGTTTATGCTCAGAATTTTACGGTCGCGGCTGAATTTGAAAAAAGTGAACTATTGAAAGATGCCAGTGAGATCTATCCAATTGTCAAAATGGTTTTAAGCGATTACGCTCATAAAAAATATGATAAGATTCTTGTTGCCTACACTGATTTTATCAATCCGGCCAAGCAAGTGGCTCGTGTCAAGCAGTTATTGCCGATTGAAACGGAAAAGACTGAGCAATATTTAGGCATCGTCAGTTCAGAATCAAATGTCGGGGCCAGTCCAGAAATGATTGCCGCTAAAAACAAGAAGCATCTAAGCGGTGGAGATTATTCATATGAGTATACTTTTGAACCCGGGCCTCGAGAGGTTTTAGATAAGATGATTCCGCGCTTGATTGAAGTCCAGCTGTATCAGGCTTTTTTAGAAGCTAATGCTTCGGAACATAGCGCTCGGATGAGCGCCATGCACCAAGCGACTGAAGCAGCCGAAGATATGTCTAAAGAGCTAACCCTGTTCTATAATAAGGCCCGTCAGGCCGGTATTACTAATGAGATTGCCGAAATTTCAGCCGGGGCGAATGCTTTGGCGGAATAA
- a CDS encoding co-chaperone GroES — protein sequence MNLKPLANNVIVKALKKEDVTKSGIVLPDSSDAKPEKGEVIAVGPGRILDNGQLAAMNVKVGDKVIFKKYSPDEVKVDDEEYLVLSETDIIAIIE from the coding sequence ATGAACCTAAAACCATTAGCCAACAACGTCATCGTTAAGGCTCTAAAAAAAGAAGATGTGACTAAGTCCGGCATCGTTTTGCCCGATTCCAGCGATGCTAAGCCGGAAAAAGGCGAGGTAATCGCCGTCGGCCCGGGACGGATTTTAGACAATGGCCAGTTAGCAGCCATGAATGTCAAAGTCGGAGACAAGGTTATCTTTAAGAAATATTCTCCCGATGAAGTTAAAGTTGATGATGAAGAATATCTAGTCTTAAGCGAGACTGATATTATCGCAATTATTGAATAA
- a CDS encoding four helix bundle protein, whose translation MLILPPPDKNFSILTKLNGAYLFWQVSFLQMSRLHRYSLGIKIDNLFTETLKLILAAKYSHRDQKLEFINQAIIELDTLKFFLQISWQNKSLDDKKYLQLSASLAEVGKIIGGWKKLF comes from the coding sequence ATGCTAATATTACCCCCCCCCGATAAAAATTTTTCAATTCTCACAAAATTAAATGGAGCCTATCTTTTTTGGCAAGTTTCTTTCTTGCAAATGTCACGTTTGCATCGTTATTCCTTAGGAATCAAGATAGACAATCTTTTTACTGAAACATTAAAATTAATTCTAGCGGCCAAATATTCTCACCGCGACCAGAAACTAGAATTCATTAACCAAGCGATAATAGAGCTGGACACTTTAAAATTTTTCCTCCAAATTAGCTGGCAAAATAAATCCTTGGATGACAAGAAATATCTGCAACTTAGTGCTTCCCTAGCCGAAGTTGGAAAGATTATAGGTGGTTGGAAAAAACTGTTTTAA
- a CDS encoding undecaprenyl-diphosphate phosphatase: MTYIQSLVLGIIEGLTEFLPISSTAHLMLAGDFLKIPSTEFLKSFNIFIQLGAILAVVILYFKRIISNWPLVKKIAVAFIPTAIIGFALYKVVKIYLLGNNYIAATALLLGGVVLIWFEKKFYTKDKALSSDISYKQAFIIGCCQALAIIPGVSRAGATIVGGLAQKIERKTMVEFSFMLAIPTMAAAVGLDLIKSAWNFSRPEISLLGLGFTAAFITAILGVKFFIKFIQKNNFISFGWYRIILSLIVFAWLML, encoded by the coding sequence ATGACTTACATCCAAAGCTTGGTTTTAGGAATAATTGAGGGCTTAACTGAATTCTTACCCATATCTTCTACGGCACACCTCATGCTCGCCGGTGATTTCTTAAAAATCCCTAGTACAGAATTCCTTAAGAGCTTTAACATCTTCATCCAACTAGGCGCTATCCTGGCCGTAGTCATCCTTTATTTTAAAAGAATCATCAGTAATTGGCCTTTAGTAAAAAAGATAGCCGTGGCTTTTATCCCGACTGCCATCATCGGTTTCGCTTTATACAAGGTAGTGAAAATCTATCTTCTGGGAAATAACTATATCGCCGCCACCGCCCTTTTGCTTGGCGGAGTTGTTTTAATCTGGTTCGAAAAAAAATTCTACACCAAAGACAAAGCACTAAGCTCTGACATCAGCTACAAACAAGCCTTTATCATCGGCTGTTGCCAGGCTTTGGCCATCATTCCCGGCGTCTCTCGAGCTGGCGCCACCATCGTTGGCGGCTTGGCGCAGAAGATCGAGAGGAAAACAATGGTAGAGTTCTCTTTTATGCTAGCCATCCCCACTATGGCCGCCGCGGTCGGTTTAGATTTAATAAAAAGCGCTTGGAATTTTTCTCGTCCGGAAATATCCCTGCTAGGCCTAGGCTTTACGGCAGCTTTTATCACCGCTATCCTCGGGGTAAAATTCTTCATTAAGTTTATCCAAAAAAATAATTTCATCTCCTTCGGCTGGTACCGAATAATCCTCAGCTTGATAGTTTTTGCCTGGTTAATGCTGTAA